A part of Arachis hypogaea cultivar Tifrunner chromosome 12, arahy.Tifrunner.gnm2.J5K5, whole genome shotgun sequence genomic DNA contains:
- the LOC112728886 gene encoding F-box protein PP2-A15-like, with translation MGASLSNLGTNGSMIGPGLGDIPEGCVARVFLHLSPPEICNLARLNRAFRGAASADSVWQSKLPSNYHDLLDLVPPERYKNLSKKDIFALLSRPVPFDDGNKEVWLDRVTGRVCMAISAKAMAITGIDDRRYWNWIPTEESRFQIVAYLQQIWWFEVDGEVKFPFPPDIYTLSFRLHLGRFSKRLGRRVSNYEHTHGWDIKPVKFELSTSDGQHASGEFCLDETELDDGYGNHKRGYWVDYKVGEFIVSGSEPKTEVRFSMKQIDCTHSKGGLCVDSVFIIPSDLRERKRRGILK, from the exons ATGGGGGCATCGCTATCGAACCTCGGTACGAACGGTTCGATGATCGGTCCAGGCCTCGGCGACATACCGGAGGGTTGCGTGGCGCGCGTGTTCCTCCACCTGTCGCCGCCGGAGATCTGCAACCTTGCACGACTCAACCGCGCATTTCGCGGCGCCGCCTCCGCCGATTCCGTTTGGCAGTCCAAGCTTCCATCTAACTATCACGATCTTCTCGATCTCGTGCCTCCCGAGAGGTACAAGAATCTCTCAAAAAAGGACATTTTTGCCCTCTTATCTCGCCCCGTGCCATTCGACGACGGCAATAAG GAAGTGTGGCTCGACAGGGTGACAGGAAGGGTTTGCATGGCAATTTCGGCAAAGGCAATGGCAATTACTGGAATTGACGACCGGAGATACTGGAATTGGATTCCTACCGAAGAATCTAG GTTCCAAATTGTAGCATATTTGCAGCAAATATGGTGGTTCGAAGTGGACGGGGAGGTAAAGTTTCCATTTCCTCCTGATATATACACACTCTCCTTTCGACTTCACCTTGGACGGTTTTCTAAAAGGCTCGGGCGGCGTGTAAGCAATTACGAACACACTCATGGTTGGGATATAAAACCTGTGAAATTCGAGTTATCCACTTCAGATGGTCAACACGCATCAGGCGAGTTCTGCTTGGACGAAACCGAGCTCGACGATGGATACGGCAACCATAAGCGTGGATACTGGGTAGATTACAAGGTGGGGGAGTTCATAGTCAGTGGATCAGAGCCTAAGACTGAGGTTAGATTCTCCATGAAACAAATTGATTGTACACATTCCAAAGGTGGCCTTTGTGTAGATTCTGTATTTATTATACCTAGTGATTTGAGAGAGCGTAAGAGAAGAGGCATTTTGAAATAG
- the LOC112728887 gene encoding putative homeobox-leucine zipper protein ATHB-51 isoform X1 produces the protein MDWNNNGSTRSFVPRPDSSFSFLYNYTYTNPYPGIEMKQGGSSAMVEGPSSSATLSMEKMNNNNNNLMMEKKKRLTNEQLESLERSFQKEIKLDPDRKMKLSKELGLQPRQIAVWFQNRRARWKAKQLEHLYDSLKQEFDLISKEKQKLQQEVMKLKGILRDHQGCRTTQISNYTEISGGGGGGGDETTVESTSEALRCSNTNKSSSISRATASIVHNHNNNNNNNGNCSFTVEDYNTTVPPTVLPYWPAVPYYP, from the exons ATGGATTGGAATAATAATGGCAGCACTAGATCCTTTGTTCCTCGACCTGATTCTTCTTTCAGCTTCCTCTACAACTATACCTACACCAACCCTTACCCag GAATAGAAATGAAACAAGGAGGATCATCAGCAATGGTGGAGGGTCCATCATCATCAGCAACATTATCAATGGAGAAaatgaacaacaacaacaacaacttaatgatggagaagaaaaagaggctAACAAATGAACAGCTGGAGTCACTAGAAAGAAGCTTCCAGAAGGAAATAAAGTTGGATCCTGATCGGAAGATGAAGCTATCAAAGGAATTAGGGCTTCAACCTCGCCAAATTGCTGTGTGGTTCCAAAATAGACGTGCAAGGTGGAAGGCTAAGCAACTTGAGCATTTGTATGATTCTCTCAAACAAGAGTTTGATCTCATTTCCAAGGAGAAACAAAAGCTTCAACAAGAG GTAATGAAATTGAAGGGAATACTGAGAGATCATCAAGGTTGTAGAACTACTCAGATATCAAATTACACTGAAATCTCTggcggaggtggtggtggtggtgatgagaCTACTGTAGAAAGCACTTCTGAGGCCCTACGCTGTTCCAACACCAACAAATCATCATCAATTTCAAGAGCTACTGCTTCCATTGttcataatcataataataataataataataatggaaattGCTCTTTCACTGTTGAAGACTACAACACTACAGTTCCACCAACAGTTCTTCCCTATTGGCCTGCTGTTCCTTATTACccttaa
- the LOC112728887 gene encoding putative homeobox-leucine zipper protein ATHB-51 isoform X2 has product MDWNNNGSTRSFVPRPDSSFSFLYNYTYTNPYPEMKQGGSSAMVEGPSSSATLSMEKMNNNNNNLMMEKKKRLTNEQLESLERSFQKEIKLDPDRKMKLSKELGLQPRQIAVWFQNRRARWKAKQLEHLYDSLKQEFDLISKEKQKLQQEVMKLKGILRDHQGCRTTQISNYTEISGGGGGGGDETTVESTSEALRCSNTNKSSSISRATASIVHNHNNNNNNNGNCSFTVEDYNTTVPPTVLPYWPAVPYYP; this is encoded by the exons ATGGATTGGAATAATAATGGCAGCACTAGATCCTTTGTTCCTCGACCTGATTCTTCTTTCAGCTTCCTCTACAACTATACCTACACCAACCCTTACCCag AAATGAAACAAGGAGGATCATCAGCAATGGTGGAGGGTCCATCATCATCAGCAACATTATCAATGGAGAAaatgaacaacaacaacaacaacttaatgatggagaagaaaaagaggctAACAAATGAACAGCTGGAGTCACTAGAAAGAAGCTTCCAGAAGGAAATAAAGTTGGATCCTGATCGGAAGATGAAGCTATCAAAGGAATTAGGGCTTCAACCTCGCCAAATTGCTGTGTGGTTCCAAAATAGACGTGCAAGGTGGAAGGCTAAGCAACTTGAGCATTTGTATGATTCTCTCAAACAAGAGTTTGATCTCATTTCCAAGGAGAAACAAAAGCTTCAACAAGAG GTAATGAAATTGAAGGGAATACTGAGAGATCATCAAGGTTGTAGAACTACTCAGATATCAAATTACACTGAAATCTCTggcggaggtggtggtggtggtgatgagaCTACTGTAGAAAGCACTTCTGAGGCCCTACGCTGTTCCAACACCAACAAATCATCATCAATTTCAAGAGCTACTGCTTCCATTGttcataatcataataataataataataataatggaaattGCTCTTTCACTGTTGAAGACTACAACACTACAGTTCCACCAACAGTTCTTCCCTATTGGCCTGCTGTTCCTTATTACccttaa
- the LOC112728887 gene encoding putative homeobox-leucine zipper protein ATHB-51 isoform X4, protein MDWNNNGSTRSFVPRPDSSFSFLYNYTYTNPYPAMVEGPSSSATLSMEKMNNNNNNLMMEKKKRLTNEQLESLERSFQKEIKLDPDRKMKLSKELGLQPRQIAVWFQNRRARWKAKQLEHLYDSLKQEFDLISKEKQKLQQEVMKLKGILRDHQGCRTTQISNYTEISGGGGGGGDETTVESTSEALRCSNTNKSSSISRATASIVHNHNNNNNNNGNCSFTVEDYNTTVPPTVLPYWPAVPYYP, encoded by the exons ATGGATTGGAATAATAATGGCAGCACTAGATCCTTTGTTCCTCGACCTGATTCTTCTTTCAGCTTCCTCTACAACTATACCTACACCAACCCTTACCCag CAATGGTGGAGGGTCCATCATCATCAGCAACATTATCAATGGAGAAaatgaacaacaacaacaacaacttaatgatggagaagaaaaagaggctAACAAATGAACAGCTGGAGTCACTAGAAAGAAGCTTCCAGAAGGAAATAAAGTTGGATCCTGATCGGAAGATGAAGCTATCAAAGGAATTAGGGCTTCAACCTCGCCAAATTGCTGTGTGGTTCCAAAATAGACGTGCAAGGTGGAAGGCTAAGCAACTTGAGCATTTGTATGATTCTCTCAAACAAGAGTTTGATCTCATTTCCAAGGAGAAACAAAAGCTTCAACAAGAG GTAATGAAATTGAAGGGAATACTGAGAGATCATCAAGGTTGTAGAACTACTCAGATATCAAATTACACTGAAATCTCTggcggaggtggtggtggtggtgatgagaCTACTGTAGAAAGCACTTCTGAGGCCCTACGCTGTTCCAACACCAACAAATCATCATCAATTTCAAGAGCTACTGCTTCCATTGttcataatcataataataataataataataatggaaattGCTCTTTCACTGTTGAAGACTACAACACTACAGTTCCACCAACAGTTCTTCCCTATTGGCCTGCTGTTCCTTATTACccttaa
- the LOC112728887 gene encoding putative homeobox-leucine zipper protein ATHB-51 isoform X3 produces the protein MDWNNNGSTRSFVPRPDSSFSFLYNYTYTNPYPGGSSAMVEGPSSSATLSMEKMNNNNNNLMMEKKKRLTNEQLESLERSFQKEIKLDPDRKMKLSKELGLQPRQIAVWFQNRRARWKAKQLEHLYDSLKQEFDLISKEKQKLQQEVMKLKGILRDHQGCRTTQISNYTEISGGGGGGGDETTVESTSEALRCSNTNKSSSISRATASIVHNHNNNNNNNGNCSFTVEDYNTTVPPTVLPYWPAVPYYP, from the exons ATGGATTGGAATAATAATGGCAGCACTAGATCCTTTGTTCCTCGACCTGATTCTTCTTTCAGCTTCCTCTACAACTATACCTACACCAACCCTTACCCag GAGGATCATCAGCAATGGTGGAGGGTCCATCATCATCAGCAACATTATCAATGGAGAAaatgaacaacaacaacaacaacttaatgatggagaagaaaaagaggctAACAAATGAACAGCTGGAGTCACTAGAAAGAAGCTTCCAGAAGGAAATAAAGTTGGATCCTGATCGGAAGATGAAGCTATCAAAGGAATTAGGGCTTCAACCTCGCCAAATTGCTGTGTGGTTCCAAAATAGACGTGCAAGGTGGAAGGCTAAGCAACTTGAGCATTTGTATGATTCTCTCAAACAAGAGTTTGATCTCATTTCCAAGGAGAAACAAAAGCTTCAACAAGAG GTAATGAAATTGAAGGGAATACTGAGAGATCATCAAGGTTGTAGAACTACTCAGATATCAAATTACACTGAAATCTCTggcggaggtggtggtggtggtgatgagaCTACTGTAGAAAGCACTTCTGAGGCCCTACGCTGTTCCAACACCAACAAATCATCATCAATTTCAAGAGCTACTGCTTCCATTGttcataatcataataataataataataataatggaaattGCTCTTTCACTGTTGAAGACTACAACACTACAGTTCCACCAACAGTTCTTCCCTATTGGCCTGCTGTTCCTTATTACccttaa